The DNA region tgtgttgttgttgttattgttattgttgttggtgttggtgttggtgttcttgttcttgttcttgttgttcttattcttgttttttcttgttcttgttcttgttcttgttaCAAATACATATATAACAGAGAGCTTCACAAGTTGGAATAAAAAAGCTAAACTCACATCAAATATTAAAGACCCTAATGTGCTCATAATATTGATTGAAAGAAATGTGAAGATTTGATGAATCgaaataaatatattaaaattgTTATATCTAAACAATCTAACAAAACTCGTGACTTATATCGAAGGCGGTCAGCAACTTCACATGTTTGTCTTTACTATCTATTGAAGTAAGGATTGACTTTTCGTGGTCATCATGAATCAGTATAATATTAAAATCAAGAGAACTTTCTTGAAACACTTCGATGGTCATCATGAATCAATTAGAAAATGCTTTTGAAAAATCTAAAAATGAATTCTACATCAATTCAAAGAGATATTGCTAAAGTTGTTGATTTGCAAACTTCTAAAGCAATTATTGATGACCTTGGAGATGAAAAAAATTTCATATTCTTGTTGATGAATCCAAGAATATATCTAATAAAGATCAAATGGTTGTTGTTTTACGTTATGTTAACAAATATGAAAGTATAATTGAACAGTTTTTGGGTATTACTCATGTTAAAACTACAACCTCCCTATCACTAAAAATGTACATAAATGATATTTTATATAAACATGGATTTACTACTTCAAGAATCTGAGGATAAGGTTATGATGGTGCTAACAACATGCAAGGTGGTATTTCTTGTCTTAAGAGTTTAATATTAAGGAAAAGTTCATAACTTACATTACTTTTTATTTCTAAAGATCACCTTTAAGTTCACTCTCTTTTTAACTTAATATCCACATTAATAAATGTTTTTGGGGAATCTTGCAAAAGGAGTTACATGTTGCATGAAAGACAAATGATTAAGGTCTGTGATGCATTGGAAAGTGTAAAAATTGTTAGTGGAAAATGTTAGAATCAAGAAACCAGTCTCAAGCGACCCGTTGATACTCGTTAGAGTTCTCACTATGCTACTTTGGTGAATTTCATATTGATGTATAGTTCTGTTACCGGTGTTCTTGTAATGTTGAAAGAATATGTATTCGCTAAAGATGCAAGAGGCGAAACAAATGATCTTTTACTTTTAATGGATAATTTTGATTTTGCACACACTTTGCATTTGATAAAATCTATTTGGTATTTCAAAATGAGTTGCCACAAGCATTGCAAAAGAAAGATCTATACATCATCAAAGTTATGTACTTGGTTGGTttaccccaaaatttgccctccccttttcACCGTTCCATTCAAACCTTGACTTAAGAACCATTTACACACCCTCATGCTCTATTCATATGCATCACTCATCATTCATATCTAGTGGTTGATCATTATGGATTCAAAGTCCTCGGCTTGCAAAACTAAGGTTTTTGGTATGGATGAAACCCTATAGGTTTTTGGTATGGATGAAACCCTATAGGTTTTTCTTGAATATTCATCTGATCATAGGGGATGCAAAACCCTAGTGGCTTGATCTTTAAAGCTTGAATTCAACAAAGTTCCGTTATGGTATTCTTCAAAGGGTTCAAACCCTAATGTGCTGATGATTTGGTGGGGAGGATTTATGTTTGTTCCCTGGGTATAATCTTGGATTCTAAACCCTAATGGGGGATCATATATGTTGAATAATTGGTTGAAAAGCATCATAATTCGTCCAAAGGCTTTAACTGAAAGATATGCTTTTAAAACCCTAGTTTCAAATGCTTGAATGCCTATGTAAGTAAGGGATTGACTGGGACGTGTTGGTTTGACTGAAACCCTAGTCCATTTGGGGAATTTTCTTGCCAAACATCTTGTTTATCATACCCACATCTTCCTGGCTGTTATAAGATCATGTCTCATATTCATTTGGTGTGTGTTTCATTGGTCATTGGTTCTTGGGCTCATGCTTGCACCAATGCATTAATTCTTTGGGATTTGGCTCGCCTTTGGTACATCGAGGCTTTAAGCCATCCCTAAGTCATCATTATAAATTAATTTGTGTTTAACCAAGATTCATGCCCACTTACACAAGCCCATAcaagaaaaccctaatttgaTATCTACAATTGACTTgggtcaactattgactttttggtcaactaaTTTACCAAAGTCAAACATTTTCCATAAGTCATTTTCAAACCATTCATCTTTAACCCATGACCATTTCAAACGCTATGATTCATTCTAAACCTTGATCATCTTTGAATATGATTCATTGTATTTTCCATTCAATATCCAACATTTTTCTCTATTTTTAAATTAAGGTAATTTCCTTTCACTTGATTTCATCATGAGCCATTAATCAACCAATTTCCAATTGTGCAAAGTGTCATACCAATTCAATACAACTATCCTACAAATGTCATGCcttttgtaacaccccgataaaatatgataattatttaatttaagttaatagtatatttattaatttaattaaataattggaatattattggattattattattggaataataaagttggaatatatatataaagagttccatttggtaaaaagggttttttttcacgtgaaaaccagagaagcgacagaaagtgagaaaagggcaaagaggaagagcaagagagcaagggttgaagaagggaaaagcttgaagctaaaggattgccggattaactcaggtaaggggggtttatcgtcgtttaatgggtattatgggttaacatgtaatgggtagtaataagccattgaattgaccctaattgggatgaaGAATGTTGcaattgtgatgaataagttatgttaaaaactgtaattgaatctatatgtgggtgagtcgtaatttgctggacgtgtagctttttacggaatcggaatcggaggtccggaagtcctccaacggcggaaaatgcgggaaatctgcattctgttttcgtgttagcgtaggaacagctttctgtcttgcgttaaccggttaacctagggtgttaaccggttaacactgttatgaattatgagaaattgttgtctgtcttgcgttaaccggttaacccagggcgttaaccggttaacactgttaaaatgtgccaggaagcgtgttctgtgttgcgttaaccggttaacccagggcgttaaccggttaacactgttgggaaagtgaaaatttgatattcaaatattgtgtacatagttgatgattggcctatattggtgtatgatatagtagggacCATTTCCCGTTGTTTCgagcagtaggggtattagtagagtgtgctaatactgtgatttattatttggtatgatatgaatatgattctgtgataaatatgctgatgatgtatgatggtatgcataatactgtgaatgtatctgttatgtatgcaattgtgaatggactgtttatggcttagagtgtgagcatatgtccattgtggattgttgttgatgttgcatgctaggtgatttagcgtgtatagtatggcctttatggtggtagctaattcccatggtgaggaattagtgagtgagttattgtggattgttgttgatgtttgcatgctaggtgatttagcgtgcatagcatagcccttggggtggtagctaattcccatggtgaggaattagtgagtgagtcactaggtctcaaatgagtgggactagtgagcttggtagccgtatctgggtttgatcggtgaggttgaactatgtgttcacgaatagtcggtaccgcatgcatggagtctcattgcgtaatatatgtatggcgtataatacgaatggatgtattccaatattatacgtgtgttttgtgttgggttgagtatgattatgattttgagttgatgttgccgttgctgaatgtgtgatctgatttgggtgatgaaatgtgttaatttacttagcattacatgatattttataatgcttattatatcgattgaggaactcacccttacaactatgtttcaggtaacgagcagtgattgagtagaagctagtgcttggagtctagtgtagttccttagtgggtcatgctctggtctatgtaacatcgggacgggatgtttactttgttttccttttggttgttgaacaactttacatgtaatgtgttacatggtttgcatgattgattagatctctatccgctgcgaattgtgcaatgttttattttgattaataaatgagcatgacaagttattatggtgaatggtgtgaagtgtcaagtgtgacaccctcaaattgcatatctactctgatttatgttttgttgaattaattaattattggggtattttagaagggtgttacaccttTCATTTACAAACCAATTCAATATTATTAAAATTCAATTCAATACAATCTCCTTCCGATTCAATGTACTTTCCATTTAATGATCAAACTTTCATTTCCATCTTCAAACTAATTTCACTTCCATAATTCCTTCATAAGCCATAAACAATCCAAGTTTCGAATGACATTTCATCCAAATTTAAACATCACATTCACCACACATACATACAATAAATTCTAACTCCATCTCAATGAAAATTACACCAAAACAATATTACATTAAAATTCCAATACATCTTACATTTTGACAAAGTTCAATTCCATACACAAGTTAATACATATTTTCATCCAATTACATTCCAAATCACATGGCTATACATAACCTTACATTTAAACTAATACAATGTCGCTTTTCCGAATTTACATAAAATCCAACCATGGACAATCCTAAGTCTTAAGCCATTCTTCAATTATCACCATACATTACATCAATAACATGTCATAGTATTCATCCCCCACAATACATCCATGACTAGCATGTCCATTGAACCTTCCTGCAATAAGTAAGCCATGCCAAGGTGAGagccaagcatgccaaacaagGTCCATATGGCTAACCGTTCAACCATGTTAACATAGCATCAATCCTGCAGAATATAAAGCAGTGGATACGATAGAGAATTATGCTTCAACCATCTATAGAAATGAAGAAAAAACACAATCAGAATACAAACACTTATGAAGAAAAACTAACAATAACACACACAACAAATTGGTTTGTTTCATTTTCACATGAACAATAAATCAAACAGCTTATCAGCAACTTGAAAACAGTAAAAACTAACAACATACCTAATAAGTTGTACAACTTGGGAATCTTCAATAACAGTTTTGGCGTGTAAGTTGAAAGTAGAGTGAGAATATTGAGGCAATCTTTTCAAGTTAGCAACTTCAATCATAACATAATCAACAAAACCACCCAACTTAGAAACCAAATTGTCTGTATAAGTAATTCCAAATTTACCCTTTCTCATTTGTTCTTTGAAAACCTCTTCCGTAACCTTCCTACAAATTTCAAGAGCTTTCATGATTAAGacctcttcttcttcatcacGCGATCTAAAAAGCGTACGAAGAGGAGGAAGAGAAGAACCCACATCAGAGTCACTAGGGGATTGAGCATAAATTGAACCAGGAAATTGTGGGGTTCTTTTCCTCACTAAGGAAAGTTCTAAAAGCTTCACTTTTTCTTCATGCGGTATTGGGTCTTGTAGCTCAGTGGGTGAAGAGTGATGATTGTCGCTGTTTTTGTGTGAAAGGTAGGGGATGAGAAATGAAGTGGATTTTGAATTGTGTCTTCTGGGAATGGGTTGGTTTTGTTCGTTTGGGGTTTGGCAATTGATTATAATGTTGGGTTTCGAATTCTTGACGGAATGGATGGAAGAAGAAGGAAGGTAAAGAGTGTGGTTTTGACATGAAAGAAGCATTTTCTTGAAGTGAAAATGGTGATAGGAATTAACAATGGATAAGAGTTAACAGATGCCACAGTTCTGGTTATGTTTACGAAGAAGAGGAACTATATTTACAAAGATAAATATTTATTGTTAAATAAATAATATTGAAGGATCAACAACATCAAGGTCCCATGGTCTAGCGGTTAGGACATCAGACTCTGAATCTGGTAACCCGAGTTCAATTCTCGGTGGGACCTTTTAATATTTTTATGGTTTTATTAATTCATCTTTCATTCAAAACAATGAGAGAATATTTATTTGAAAAGTATTAAGTCTCAATTTTAGTTTTAATAATTCTCTTATTTACGTCAAATCAAATTAAAGATTGTTTAAAAAGAATAAAATTGTCATTAAAATTTATTTGAATATAAAAATTGATCTTTAATACTAAATTTCAAATTTATGGGTCAATATACACAAAAAGGAATATATATTAGCATTGTACAATATCCTTTAAAGCaaaaatttgtttttaattaattgtagaactattttatcattttaaaaatatttcatattttattaattttgtagaactattttagatttttttttcaaaataaccattttttcatttttttttcaaaataaccaattaTTCAAAAAAATTACCATAATAATCAGGTTTTGTAGAGGATGCGCCAGATAAATTGGCGCACCCCCAATGCActaagaggaggcgccaatagcattggcgcatgcattgggctcctcatgaggagacgccaatgctagtggcgcctacattgggcctcatgaggaagcgtcaatgctagtggcgcctagGTGCACTTGgttggtgtatgcgccaattcatctggcgtATACACCCCctcttatttttctttttaattttttaatttttttaattattaatatttaatttttattatttaataattaagaaatagtaataaaaataaataaattcattGAAGATTAATAATTGATTACATTGAactgacaataaactaatgaccgacccgattataacgtcccccattccacatcccggtgcgttagtttgtctccgaggtctcccacgattttcttgaggtgtttgtggtctttgggtgctgacctgatcgagcgatggctggttggaaggtccggcggaagttccagcggtatttgacagatgtgtcatcatttgctcccaatattCGGAGGGGCTCTGaccaacggcgcttccgtaatggagttcggtgcccatgtcatcgtagttagggtgttggggttgggtgaattgggGACAGTATAGTTTCCCAAATTGGGCCATTGAGTCGTTTTagaaacgaagcaatggttcctggggcgtactatagttaaacaatggtgGGTGTTCATTGATGACATGAATTTGGCACAATTATTGATAACTAATAGAGTTAGTTAACATCCAACTAAGTCTGCCATGAAGGAGTAAACATTGTGAGTGATTATGTATTTGGAAAGCCTATAAATCCAGAGTTGCATTATTCATCACAAGGTCCTGAATTTTGACTGCTAGAAATTATCTCAACTTAGTCTAATACTCTCACTATTGCTCAACCAGTCACGGCTTCACCAAAATCCTACCCCTCACCTAAAGCTCTCTATCTCCATTGTCGCTCAGAAGTTCGTGTTGAAGCTCTGAAACGATAAGAGCTAGACCTCTCTATTGCTGACCTCAATCTGCTCACACAAGCAATGGTAACGCAAGGAGAACCACACCTTCCTACAAACTACAGAACCGGAGTAGAAAAAGAAGAGTAAAAGAAATCAGAAACATGGAGGAATCGAAAGCACTTACGAATTTCAGGTCCTCCTAAAGTTGCTTGATCCGTGTACGTCATCTCCTTCAAATCACACTACGAGCGAATTGGGAAACTCATTATCTCAGGCAGGTAAGTCTTTGTTCTTCCTCCTTGAGTATTGAATCTCGTTGAATTATGCGAGGTTTGGTCACGTGAAGCAAATCCTTAAGAATATAGGTCTTGGTTCCTCCATATAAGAATCTAGTTTCCGTTTCTTCGCTCCTAGGGTTCTTCCTGTAATCGCATTGATTTGGACTTTTTGAGGGGAATCTGAGTGAGTGCGTTTGGGGATTTGTTAGAGCATAATGAGACGAGTAATTTGAAGTTTAGATTAGGGATTTTGAGCCTCTATTGTCGCCAGATGCGATTTTCGGTGCAACGAAGAGTTTTATGTTTCGGTCATGTTTTGTGAGCGAGTGTCGAGCTTCATGAGCGCTGGAGTTTGGTTCTAAGATGACTTGGTCTTAACTTGGACTTGGGTTGGGCTTGAGCCCAAGCGGATCTCATATCATTCCCATTGCACCCATTGTCTGCCCTGAAAGGGAATATTGGGCCTTGCAATAGGGCATGCGCCCCATTTGCTCAAGCAGGCCCTGATCTGCTTGCTGCCCCCTAGGTTCAGGGCCATACCCCTAAAACAGGGCCCATTCTTTTATTTTAGTTCTTTTGTTAATTGTTTTAATTGGTTAGTTATTGTTTTAGCCTTTTAATTGTTGTTAATTGGGCTAATTAGAGTTTTAATTAGGTTTTAACTTGATTAAAATTTCAGGGATATTAGAATTAGGATATCAACATGATTAGAATTAATTGTGTTAGTTACAAAATTAGAAACAATTagtttaattttaaaatttattttctaATTGATCACCCATATAATCTGTCAATTTTAACCATGGGGTTTAATTGTAAATAACATGCTCCTTTAGGAATTTTGTCTTAGAATTTTTAATCAATCATTGATTAACAATTGCATGCTCCCTTAGCAATAGTCTGTGAATATAATTCTAACCTTTAGATTAGGATTAATCATGAGTTTCAAGCCAATTCAAACCATACGATTCAAATTGATCAACGacaattttgatcaattaaacCCTTTGATCATGTATAACCCCACAGTCCcttcaagtgatcaaaagtcacttgatcacttgataagactaATTCTAACATTGTGgatctccaagcttcaagacCAGTCTTTCATGCAAGATATCCCAGTCACATCGagcagcggattatacaagataaatcaaaggtcaacacttggtaaatacgattcaaatcgtatgacacgagccttaagtaataaggaatgatgagaaGGAGTTTCTCCTATCCTCGTCTAGAGTGACTTTGTGTACGGGGCTTAGGCCCTATCTATTCAAAGCATTctcccttattcatagactttagtgcaatacgAATCGAGTAAAttaccaagtcttcttcatacaaaGTAAAATCAACTCAAGGAGCAACAATGAGGATTCTtctccaacaacttgtcagttaTGATAAGTATCATACGCCATGACCCTTAAGTAATAGGAATGATGAGAGggagtttctcctacccttgtctagagtgactttgtgtacggggcgtaggccctagctatttAAAGCATTCACCCTTATGCATAGACTatagtgtgattcttatcaatcAACTGTCAAGCATCTTCATATTCCAGTATCAACCAATCACTTCTTTTGTGTCGATCATCTTGCGgtcagccctagtgggctgaactacgaaagctctgactttctcattgtgctatgagaatacgtaggcaagagaattcagattcttcgcgagctaccctatttattaatccatcattcttcattcattcaatcaataccatcttttttAGATAAAatatacttctccttggactccaTATACATCCTTTTATGACGATATAACAACACTCCACCTCATGgatcaagagttgtttggattgtacccaaacatttaattcattcttttcGACTAAGACGCATGTTTACTCTTCGGTTCAGAGTCTATCTCCTCCATGGATCCAAGATACCATTCTTCTTTGATCTCAAACTATTTGTTCCACAACCATTGATATACTATTGTTCCTTGTACACAATAATACTTTCTTTTGGGGCCTCgtatatacccttttaggacgatatagcggAAGTCCACCTTGTGAACCTAGAGTTATTTGGAtcgtacccagacatttaattcattctttttggctaagacgtcggtttactctttggttcaaagttCACTTTCCCTTTATGGGTTCCTTTGATACCATTCTGTTGGTGaaagttatacttttcatc from Lathyrus oleraceus cultivar Zhongwan6 chromosome 1, CAAS_Psat_ZW6_1.0, whole genome shotgun sequence includes:
- the LOC127115924 gene encoding transcription termination factor MTERF2, chloroplastic — its product is MLLSCQNHTLYLPSSSIHSVKNSKPNIIINCQTPNEQNQPIPRRHNSKSTSFLIPYLSHKNSDNHHSSPTELQDPIPHEEKVKLLELSLVRKRTPQFPGSIYAQSPSDSDVGSSLPPLRTLFRSRDEEEEVLIMKALEICRKVTEEVFKEQMRKGKFGITYTDNLVSKLGGFVDYVMIEVANLKRLPQYSHSTFNLHAKTVIEDSQVVQLIRWLKHNSLSYPLLYILQD